In Rhodamnia argentea isolate NSW1041297 chromosome 5, ASM2092103v1, whole genome shotgun sequence, the DNA window aaaaatgaagaatgTTCTGCATTTGTGACATTTTCTAGATTTATTTGATGATGCAAGAAAGGTGAAAAACAGCATGTTCTGATGATTCAGTTGAATTTAGAATATCATGTATGGTTTACCTTTGATTTCTCACAGAAGACTGGATCAGAAAACCAAGTCTCATCTACTGTCACATCGGAAGTCAAAGACTTTCCATTGAATGCAACTGAAACTATAGAAGATGTTATCACCACTCTCTTGATTGTAGGGACTTTGgcacaagaagaaagaacattAATTGTTCCCATCACTGCAGGATCTATCAACTCCATCTGAGACATGGAAAGACAAGTATGAACTACTGAACTTGCTGAAGTTGAGCATATATAGTGATGAGAAACTGCGATATGGATAAATGCATTGTGCTAAAGAGTTAGATCTGTTGCCCTGGCAGAAATCTTGAGTtgaagctttcttttcttttttgcccttgATTTCATGCTGATAGTTTGAAATTGGCTCCTACTTTGTCCTGTATACCTAGACTATTACTACTCTTGCATTTAATTGCTATGCACATAACAATATACAATCTACATAATCACTGCAAAGGCGACACAATTTTTAAGCCCGAATTTCTACTTTGTGTTtccaaagaaacaaaggaaaaaagaacatttgAGAGACCATGACACAATCCTTTGAGAGAGCAAAAGAACCTTGGGGTCTTTGGGGGTGAGAAGCACAGGTGATGCAGTGTGGAAGACACCATCACATCCATCAACAACGGACTCGAAAGATCCTTCTTCCTGTAAGTCTGCCTTGTAAAGATGAAGTCTCTCCTTGGCTCCATCTAGAGCAAGCAGATGCCCGGTCTTCTTTGTATCACCTGGTACATGTAAATTATAACTTCTTGTAATGATTTGGAATGGTAAAGCCATTAAAACGATGTCACGTATGAATGTAATCAAGGGTCTTGAACCGACTCGGGTCACGAACAGTTGCTTTGACGGTGTAGCCACTTTGTAGCAGGAGTTTCACCAACCATGAGGCTATATATCCTGATGCTCCTGTCACACACACCACCTTCatctctcttactctctctgAGCTATGGCACTGGTCTCTGCCCTCGCCAGAAAGCTTCACAGAATGGCACACTTAAGCAGACTTTCTTGGTAGCTGGACTGTGATGTAGATGCACCAGAAAAGCTAAGTAACTTATTGCTTCTTGTCTTTCCTAGATGACTAGCCTTGGCCAGACATGGAGCATGTTTTGCTCTTGGAGCATCTTTTGCTGAAGAAAGCCGCCCAAAGGTATTTTCTAATGTCTGGTTCTGGACATTAGTCGTCGGAACTATATGCGCACTTTCAAGCGGTTATACATCTGGGCTCCTCTGTCAAACCACAGGCCCAAGAAGGGCTACATAAATCAGACCCAAGAAGCAGATTTCTGGTGTTCCGTGTATGAAAATGGGGAGATTCCTCTGGAGCTTTGGTAAATTTCAAACCTGTCGGTaacaaaattttgattgaaaacctATTTAACCTATAACTTTTTAAGAAGTTGACAACAATTTTATTAAAGTACAACAGTAATTAGCCTTTAATAATTAACAATTTTTGGGAAAGTACGATCAATTATTTGACTGTTTTAAACTACAATCTATTATGTAAATTAGTTATATTATTTGCATGGCTTAttaacatattaaaattaaataaaactaTATAAGTTTGCAAACTTTCAATTATCAACTTTTTTATTGTTCTAAGAActcaccaatatttttttataagaatTTACTGTCGAATTAAGATGACTCTGTGACCGCAAATTACCAATATTAATGCGAATGATTTACCGCATTTTCATGGATGAGGTTACCATCTACTTTTAGCCTCACTAACGCTTATTTAATTGAACTATCAACACTATCGATATTTATCTGTGGATATCTGCATAGATACCATCTCCTATAAAAAATCACCTAATTCCAACAATTTAACCACACTTATTTGGGAGATTATCAATGTTAAGTTCGGAACATTTATAACAAATTACGACCACGTATGGATTACTAATTATTTCACTAATTTACTAACATTATCCGTGAATTTAAGCTATCAAATTTTACATGAAAGCACTCACTTTATTTGAGTTCGTTACCAATTTTGACTGGATTATTTTGTAATTACCAAccgtttaaataattttttgtaagaTATTAAGCTTTAAGTCTTATACGATAGTACCGACTCATGTTTGGTAAGTTTAACACGTCGGTAACATGCTTTTGTTTTAATTTGAATGCCATTATTAAGTATGGCACTTGCCTTGCTTAATCGTAGATGTGtaaaatgggtgggtcggggtcgggtttgggttatgtcaaatatggtccgacccatattgacccgtctaacccattttaacccatattcaatGACCCATACCCCACCTAACCCGCAACCGACCCATACTACCAAATCTCACTAATATTCTAAGAAAATCTATATAACTCATTAAATCTATTTTAGAtgaaaacttcacatcaaataaaaaaacaaattaaacaataaaaaattagtaaataaaataaaaaatgatattactgagatactttcatgcaataaaaaatctagtgaatttttttcctaattttttaattcttttaaatttttcggattttttcaatttttttatgttttttaattttttaaaaagtattttttattttatttttctctagtGACCGGTGGACAGTGGCAATCGACGGCGGTTGGTCGACGGAGGCAGATGGCTGCAATATCTAGGGACGGCGGTCGAccaacaatttttatatttattaattatatttttcttttctaatttatttcattcacttataaaaaaaaaaataataactatGTTGGGCCTTTGAGGCCCCGAGCCCATTTGCAACTTGTGGGAGCTGCCCTTATCAGTCAAAACTGGGTCTAAtatgggtcgaaaatgggtttAAGTgtgtgacccattttttaacCATGTGTTTcaacttaaatattttttacttattttcatTCGATCCTTTAAAAACTTAGAACCTATATACAACTCATTGTATAGGATATGGGTAAATAATGGGTCATTGACCCATATTGACGGCTCTACTTGATAGCGACCACTCTCTAGcaatttgattttgaaatgaGTTCAAGGGTctgtttgtttcgagaaaaattcacaatttggtaaataatttcctaaaatcgattacttatatcgcttattcacaaaaatatttagacataaattattgtagatgacgaatatattttttattggctaacTATTCCAAACGATAAGACCAACCATCGTTAAGAAACAAGAATTGTTAGAAATATGCtgaaaaggatgagaatttcTAGGACGTGCAAGCAATATTCTTAACGATAATTCCACTTTCGGAGTACGAAATTCGATGTGATAAGCTCTGGTGGCTATgctcccaagatacaacatacctttttctttattccaaACGGAATAATAGAAggaacataaaaaaaacattatatGTATAATCCTGTTAAGAAAGGAAATATAAGTGGAACAAGAGTGAAAAAagaatttctcttttaattcgtATATCTTCAAAGATTGTGATCTGAAGTTCAATTTTATActcaaacaaaaaagagaatcGTTAAGAAACCGTTATAAATCAAATGGTAATTATTAAAATGATGACGTTATAAAGATGTGATAGAATAAAAGAGGATCTATGGAGATATAAATCAAAAGTTACAAAGCCGTAATAGATTAATAACGGACAAGAACCGTCACAAATCGATGACGGTAAAAAACCGTTACAAAAACAATAGCTTCTCATCATTTCTATGAAAGCAGATACTTTAGAATATTTCAAAACCATTGAAATATCCACACacacgaaaataaaaaaatgaaaaaaacgtCGCCGTCGTCCAAAGACTAAGACTTGTTGAATGTTTTATTGTGCTTGAAAGATGAttgagagatagagaaagatGGGAACAAAATGGGACAATGTCCCACTAATTTCTAaacccctttcttttctttccatcaACTTAAACCTTCAAAAGGTACATAGCAACTTGACAACCCTCTTCTTTCCAAGTCTCCAAGTCCTGTGTTCATGGTTGGCATCAAGGAAGGTACTGGGTGGGTTCaagatgaaattttttcttaCAGGAAGTGTGCTAGTCgagaattttgtttttattttattttgtgagtGAAAAAGGAGGAACTTTAAAATCCGACTTGATGTAGTGCTTGAAAAATGAGGTCAGCATATGCGATGGCACAATATCATAAGAGATCTGATCTTGATACAAGAATGGGATAATcgaaaaagtgtaaaaaaaaaaaatacaaaacctattatattggtgccaatttagccctaaaccttttacttGTGTAAATTTATTCCTGAACATTTTAACCTagaatcaatttagtcattccgactAATTTTCGCCAGttattgctgatgtggacgcaAGCTGGCCCACGGGGCACGGCCATTACTAACGTGAAtatcttttaattatatttttcgatcctttttatgttttatttcttcttttttctcctctttccgaTTGTGCCCGGCATGGCCATGGCCACCAAGGGCGAATGCCGGGCGGGCCAAGCGTTGCTTAGGCTAAGGTGATGCCTAGCGAGGCCAGCCTTAGAGTAGGCAACAGGTGACGAGGTCGTCCTCCCCTTGGCAATGCTTGGCCTTGCCAGCGTTCGCCCTCGCAAGCCACCagaggaaagaggagaaaaagaaagaaaagagaaagcaagaaaaataaaaaaatttgaaaattagtaaaataatgtaaaaaaaaaaatccacatcaacGATATCCGGCTAAAATTAGgcggaaggactgaattggctctaggtcaaaatgtttaggattgaatttgcataattaaaatatttacaactaaattggtaccaatgtaataggtttaggacttttccgACACTTTTCCCTTGGGATGACCAGATCATGTGAATCCATAAAAGCCTGACTTTGACTCTAAAACCTCACAATGGATAAAATATAATACATGGCGTTTGTTTTCAACTcattgaacttttttaaattcCATGCCTGAGTACTGTACTCGCAAAGAAGTTATTAAGCCAAAGCTCTTTGACTTATTCTCAGGACATTTCATGTTTATCCCACTGATTCTTTTACTCCAAACAATTTATATATAATCTAGTCCCAGTTTATTAGTACTTGTACTGAACACCTACAGTTTTACATCTTATGATCCAGATGGAAAGAGATTCATCACTTTGGATTTTGCTATTCTCTATCTCCATTTTAGCATGGCTATCGCCTTGTGATGGCAATACCCCTCCTGGGAATTGCTCAGAGTCTGATAGAAAAGCTCTAAGTGACTTCAAAGATGGCCTTCAAGATCCTGAGAATCACCTCTCTTCATGGCAAGGAAGCAATTGTTGCCGGTGGCGAGGAATAGGCTGCGATGAGAGGACCGGAGGAGTAATAAGCATTGATCTTCAGGGCTCATATGGACCAAACTCTGGTACGCACGGTTATTGGAACCTAAGCGGAGAAATTAGACCTTCATTAGCGCAACTCAAGTCTTTGAGATACTTGGACTTGAGCTCAAATAAATTTGATGGTATTCCACTTCCTGAATTTGTTGGTTCTTTGGGGAACCTGCGGTACCTAAACCTGTCAAATGCCGGGTTTAGTGGTGCAATTCCTCCAGATCTAGGAAATTTGTCGAACTTGCAGTATCTTGACCTTTCTTCTCACTTTTCTGGTTTAAGTGCTAATGATCTTGGGTGGATAACTGCGCTTGGTTCTCTGAAATATCTTGCGCTTGATGGAGTGGACCTCTCAATGGTCAGTTCAAAGTGGATCAGCATGCTAAACGGGTTTCCGTCGTTGTCCGGGTTGCATCTGTCCAATTGTGGCCTATCTGGTTCGATATCATCACCTGGTTTGGTGAACTTTACTTCACTTGCTGTTATAGACCTCAGCTTCAACAGTTTCAATTCAGAGTTCCCTCGATGGCTTGTGAATATAAGCACCCTTGTTAGTGTTGACATGAGTTATAGCAGTCTATATGGAAGGGTCCTTCCTGGTCTAGGCGAGCTACCGAATATGCAAGTCCTAATTCTATCTGGGAACAATAACCTCTCAGCCAGTTGCACTCAGTTGTTCCAAGGATCATGGGAAAAGTTGGAAGTTATGAATTTGGCTGCTAACAAAATACACGGAAGACTTCCCAGTTCTATTGGAAACATGACCACTCTTACTGATTTTGACCTTTCTGACAATATGGTCAGGGGAGGAATACCGAGCTCCATCGGTTCACTTTGCGGTTTAGTTAATTTTGATTTGTCCGGCAATAACTTGACAGGTAGTTTGCCAGAAATCCTCCAGAGGGGATCCGAAACTTGTGCTTCCAAGAGTTCTCTGCCTAGTTTGAGGTTCTTGAGATTGAGCAACAACCGGCTAAGTGGTTATCTTCCAAGCTGGTTGGGCCAACTTAAAAACCTTGAGGAACTTACTCTCGACTATAACTTTCTTGAAGGGCCGATTCCTTCTTCTCTTGGGACGCTGAAAAACCTCACTAATCTGGGGCTTGGTGGGAACCAATTGAATGGGGCTCTTCCCGTTGATCTGGGACAGCTTTCAGAGCTGGACACTTTCGACGTATCTTTCAATCATTTGTCAGGTGAACTGTCCgaagaacattttgcaagtcTAGGAAAATTGAAGATCTTAGAACTCTCATCCAACTCTTTCACTTTAAATGTCAGTGCAGATTGGATGCCTCCGTTCCAAGCTCGGAATCTTGGCATGGGGTCGTGCCGAATTGGTCCGTCTTTCCCTGCCTGGCTCAGATATCAAAATGAGATAATGTATCTTGGTTTTTCAAATGCGAGCATTTCGGGGCCTGTGCCAAGCTGGTTTTGGGATATTtcttccaatctctctctcctaaACATGTCTCTAAATCAGCTGCAGGGCCAATTACCTAATCCATTGCCAATAGCTCCTTTTGCAGATGTTGATCTCAGCTTTAACCTTTTTCAGGGACCGTTACCTCTTCCCATTTCTGAAATTGAATTATTAGACCTCTCTTACAACCAATTTTCCGGTGGTATCCCACAAAATTTAAGCAAACACATGCCGAACTTGATCTTCCTCTCCCTTTCATCTAACAAAATAACAGGTCAGCTCCCAGAATCTATAGGAGAAATGCAATTGCTTCAGGTCATCGACCTGGCAAACAACAATTTGAGTGGAAACATTCCTCCAAGCACAGGGAACTGCTCACTCCTGAAGGTACTAGACCTGAAAAATAATTCTTTATCGGGGTTGATACCTGCGTCTTTGGGCCAATTACAACAGCTTCAGTCACTCCACCTGAGCGACAATAAGTTTTCAGGAAACCTTCCATCTTCATTCAAGAATCTGTCGAGCTTAGAAACACTAGATCTTGGCAACAACCAAATGAACGGCACCATACCTGCATGGATGGCGGGGGGTTTCATCAAGTTAAGAATTTTGAGTTTGAGGTCCAATGCATTTTCTGGAGAAATTCCTCACGAGCTCTCAAGTTTGAGTTCGGTGCAAGTCCTGGATCTTGCAGAAAACAATTTGACTGGTAACATTCCTACAAGCTTTGGAGATCTTAAAGCAATGGTGGAAGGGCAAGCTAGAAACGAGTACCTCTTTTACGGGAAGTACAGAGGCATGTACTATGAAGAGAACTTCATTGTGAACATGAAAAACCGGCCCCAACTGTACACCAAGACTCTTTCCCTTGTCACTAGCATAGACATCTCTGGAAATAACTTGGATGGAGAATTCCCAGAAGAAATGATGAAACTGGCTGGTTTGATGGTTCTGAACTTATCAAGGAATGGCATTGGAGGTCAGATTCCTGAAAGCATTTCGGGCATGAGCCAATTAGCATCGCTTGATCTTTCAAGCAACAGGTTTTCTGGCACAATCCCTCAAAGCATGTCATCGCTGTCGTTTTTGAGTTATCTGAACTTATCTGACAATGACTTCTCGGGCAAGATTCCTTACACACAACAGATGACGACATTCGAACCTTCTTCATACTATGGGAACCCGGGACTTTGCGGTGCTCCCCTTAATGTCACGTGTCTAGCAGATGAACCTGACAAACAAGGGACAACCAAAGGTGGTGGCGACGATGAACTCATCGATAAGTGGTTTTGCTTGAGCGTTGGTCTTGGATTTGCTGCTGGCATCTTAGTTCTAGCTGCTGTACTGCACGTCAAAAGTTCTTGGGCCTGTGTATACTTTGATTTTATAGATAGAATTGCCGAGAGGTGGTTGCCGATTGGAAACGGGAGGGCAAAGCTTCGGAGAAATAGGCGACGAGGCCGGAGGTAAATGGTTTTTGATCCTTGTTCTGGAAAACTTGAACCCTTGATCAGGCCAAGCATGAAGCATCAACTGTCAGGGTCGTGCCAACAAATAATGAACTCTATATGTGCTGTAGTACTATATTTCTTTATCTGTCTATAGACTGCATCAAGGGGGCGATTCTGGTGTTCCTTATTTGTACATTAGAAATTGTCACTTATTTTAACAATCTGTGAACATTTATTTCTAAAGCTTATTATCAATGTCGCGGAATTACTAACTTTTATGCGGAATTATCAACTTTGATTTGACTGGCGTGCCAACATCTGTTGCAAAAATGATATTAACTAATTTCAGTCACTTGCtagcatttttttcttttatagttcCAAGATTTTTAAAGTCATCGACTTTGGATCAAAATTACCAACCTTAATTTGACTGATGGACCAACCTTCGTCCCATTAGATATCGACTAATTTTGGTTACTTACTAACTTTTAATATAAGGTACAGAAAAGTAGCAACATAAGATTGCCAACTACTTCAATAATCTACCAACATTTATTTTGTGGTTTACCTACGCCTTATTTAGTCACTACTAACTTTTTATCATGCTTGGCACATCAATCAaatgaaagttggtaatttcgaATAAAAGCCAGTAACTGTTTTTTTGGCCGAAAGAAAGTAACTTCAATACCTTGTTAAGGCGCAAAAGCAAATTTTGGTAGATTATTAAAATAGTTGGCAATTTTTGAAGTATAAACAAATGTGGTCAATATAAAAAAGTTGATAAGTGATTAAAGTAAGTTTGTATTGTAATGTGTTGAC includes these proteins:
- the LOC115753095 gene encoding uncharacterized protein LOC115753095 isoform X2 — protein: MERDSSLWILLFSISILAWLSPCDGNTPPGNCSESDRKALSDFKDGLQDPENHLSSWQGSNCCRWRGIGCDERTGGVISIDLQGSYGPNSGTHGYWNLSGEIRPSLAQLKSLRYLDLSSNKFDGIPLPEFVGSLGNLRYLNLSNAGFSGAIPPDLGNLSNLQYLDLSSHFSGLSANDLGWITALGSLKYLALDGVDLSMVSSKWISMLNGFPSLSGLHLSNCGLSGSISSPGLVNFTSLAVIDLSFNSFNSEFPRWLVNISTLVSVDMSYSSLYGRVLPGLGELPNMQVLILSGNNNLSASCTQLFQGSWEKLEVMNLAANKIHGRLPSSIGNMTTLTDFDLSDNMVRGGIPSSIGSLCGLVNFDLSGNNLTGSLPEILQRGSETCASKSSLPSLRFLRLSNNRLSGYLPSWLGQLKNLEELTLDYNFLEGPIPSSLGTLKNLTNLGLGGNQLNGALPVDLGQLSELDTFDVSFNHLSGELSEEHFASLGKLKILELSSNSFTLNVSADWMPPFQARNLGMGSCRIGPSFPAWLRYQNEIMYLGFSNASISGPVPSWFWDISSNLSLLNMSLNQLQGQLPNPLPIAPFADVDLSFNLFQGPLPLPISEIELLDLSYNQFSGGIPQNLSKHMPNLIFLSLSSNKITGQLPESIGEMQLLQVIDLANNNLSGNIPPSTGNCSLLKVLDLKNNSLSGLIPASLGQLQQLQSLHLSDNKFSGNLPSSFKNLSSLETLDLGNNQMNGTIPAWMAGGFIKLRILSLRSNAFSGEIPHELSSLSSVQVLDLAENNLTGNIPTSFGDLKAMVEGQARNEYLFYGKYRGMYYEENFIVNMKNRPQLYTKTLSLHDALIQKSNDLKIIERSLERNGETLDQLKSLNAEQEKDVKRVRQREALLEKAKVMKKKLPWLKYDMKKAEYMKAKELENEAKNKLNEAARTLNDFKEPIEKQKRDKVALEAKCKKVGSLISDNAKRRLEIMEKETQLEVQAQGKYKEIQDLRKQEASRQQRILRAKEELAAAESELKNLTAYEPPTAEISKLRASILEIEDSERNMRQRKSDQERTLGQLKMSLQHCLDRLKDMESTKSKLLHALKNSGTEKIYEAYQWLQEHRSALNKEVYGPVLLEVNVSDRDHASYLEGHISYYMWKSFITQDSGDRDFLVKNLRPFDVPVLNFVGKSGHKEPIHLPEKLRALGIYSRLDQVFDAPDAVKEVMINQFGLEYSYIGTAETDQKADEVSKLGVLDFWTPDNHYRWSRSRYGNHVSGSVEPVGRSRLLLCGSDAGEIERLRSRKKDLEDRISDLEESLKPLQSDIRQIEDEASKLRKQREDIVNTINHHNRKKQEMVHRVDQRKKKLASLQEEDDLDTIVKKLADQAAGFNAERYKCALRVKELLGDAFSYKRSFADKHMASIEFDAKIREMEISLKEHEKFALQASLHLEYCKKEVEDHRRQLAAAKEQAESVTVITPELEKAFLEMPTTVEELEAAIQDNISQANSILFLNPNILAEYEDRQRQIEAIARKHEADKRELTRCLAEINALKEYWLPTLRNIVSQINETFGRNFEEMAVAGEVSLVVLSR